Proteins encoded within one genomic window of Bacillus sp. 1NLA3E:
- a CDS encoding DMT family transporter: MKNTLLGSLYLILASSIWGGMYVVVKVVVSVIPPLELVWMRYLVAFVALLVIGFITRQKWRIEKRFVFIIIAIGIIGNTISIVAQETGTMLSTAQMGAIITSSTPAFMVIFARLILKERKSLKKGISVCLATIGVLLIVGISDVNMSSSLGGIALLIAALTWALMSVLVKLLPSDYSQIVVTTYSILVALIVLTPFVLPRLHEVNFSQLTHPTIWGGILYLGIVSTASGFLLWNRGLQMLNASSGGIFFFFQPVVGTLLGWLILGETIGVMFWIGSILIFTGVLFVINEKE; encoded by the coding sequence ATGAAAAACACCTTATTAGGTTCTTTATATTTAATTTTAGCTTCAAGCATTTGGGGTGGTATGTACGTTGTTGTTAAAGTTGTAGTATCGGTCATACCTCCACTAGAACTTGTTTGGATGCGTTATTTAGTGGCGTTTGTCGCACTTCTCGTGATCGGTTTCATAACAAGACAAAAATGGCGTATTGAAAAACGTTTTGTCTTTATAATCATAGCCATTGGAATCATAGGTAATACCATTTCAATTGTTGCTCAGGAAACTGGTACTATGCTATCCACAGCACAAATGGGAGCCATTATAACTTCTTCAACACCAGCATTTATGGTTATTTTTGCTCGCTTAATCCTTAAAGAACGGAAGAGTTTAAAAAAGGGAATCTCTGTTTGTTTAGCGACAATTGGAGTGCTTCTCATTGTTGGAATTAGTGATGTGAATATGTCCAGTTCACTTGGAGGTATAGCACTACTTATTGCAGCTTTAACTTGGGCACTCATGTCAGTACTTGTAAAGCTTTTGCCGAGTGATTATTCACAAATTGTGGTAACTACCTATTCCATCTTGGTAGCATTAATCGTGTTAACTCCTTTTGTATTGCCACGCTTACACGAAGTTAATTTCTCTCAACTGACTCACCCGACCATTTGGGGAGGAATATTGTATTTGGGTATTGTCTCAACGGCAAGTGGATTTCTACTATGGAATCGTGGATTACAAATGCTTAACGCCTCAAGTGGGGGGATATTTTTCTTCTTTCAACCCGTGGTTGGAACATTACTTGGATGGCTTATTCTAGGAGAGACCATAGGTGTAATGTTTTGGATAGGTTCTATTCTAATTTTCACTGGTGTTTTATTCGTAATCAACGAGAAAGAATAG